Proteins from one Thermococcus sp. M36 genomic window:
- a CDS encoding ATPase domain-containing protein, protein MSAKMGVRFFDESIVKGGFPPGSTILVAGEPGAGKTIFSSMFLYNGMAKYGEKAIYVSLAETKEDYYDEMKRLGMDFEEMERSGLFRFIDLITVTPETIEKEIELIMGEILTFRPRRIVIDSISAFAQLLGVEKTRMFLHTTLGRFVKSFGAVTLLVAEKPLGRGVIGYGVEEFVVDGVILLRYHKIGETVRRVMEIPKMRRRAIEKAQYEYVITSRGIQFLEVPDLVMTRRDSTSEKVTTGIPKLDELLDGGVYRGSVTLIVGMTGTGKTTFSLHFAVANALLGRKALYIGFEEPIGQLKRAARGYGLPIDDALKENLKLVGWVPEAKSPVHTFIRVKQLIEDERPDVLVLESLTALREHMDPDELSKMVRYLGLMVKEHNIAAYVTLNAETNFEVVPHTRASTLADNILGLKYAIVNDTIERRLAIIKARSSNHSRRIYRYEITPRGIEIYG, encoded by the coding sequence ATGTCCGCGAAAATGGGCGTCAGATTCTTTGATGAGAGCATCGTTAAGGGCGGGTTCCCCCCAGGTTCGACAATACTCGTGGCAGGAGAGCCCGGAGCGGGGAAAACGATTTTCAGCTCCATGTTCCTCTACAACGGGATGGCAAAGTACGGTGAAAAGGCGATATACGTCTCCCTTGCCGAGACCAAGGAGGACTACTATGATGAAATGAAGCGCCTTGGAATGGACTTTGAGGAGATGGAGCGTTCTGGCCTATTCAGGTTCATTGACCTCATAACCGTAACCCCTGAGACCATCGAAAAAGAGATCGAGCTCATAATGGGGGAGATACTCACATTCCGGCCAAGAAGAATAGTCATAGACTCTATAAGCGCCTTTGCACAGCTCCTTGGGGTTGAGAAGACCAGGATGTTCCTCCACACAACGCTCGGAAGGTTCGTCAAATCCTTTGGGGCCGTGACCCTGCTCGTGGCGGAGAAGCCCCTGGGGCGCGGTGTAATCGGTTACGGCGTGGAAGAATTCGTCGTAGACGGCGTTATCCTGCTCAGGTACCACAAAATAGGGGAAACTGTCCGCAGGGTAATGGAGATACCAAAGATGAGGCGCAGGGCCATAGAAAAGGCCCAGTACGAATACGTGATAACCAGCAGGGGGATACAGTTCCTGGAAGTTCCCGACCTGGTAATGACCAGGAGGGACTCGACATCCGAAAAGGTAACAACGGGCATTCCCAAGCTGGACGAGCTCCTGGACGGAGGGGTGTACCGCGGTTCCGTCACACTCATCGTTGGGATGACTGGAACAGGGAAGACCACCTTTTCCCTGCACTTTGCGGTGGCAAACGCACTCCTGGGCAGAAAGGCCCTTTACATAGGTTTCGAGGAGCCCATCGGCCAGCTCAAGAGGGCGGCCAGGGGCTACGGGCTGCCAATTGACGATGCCCTGAAGGAAAACCTCAAGCTCGTAGGGTGGGTCCCGGAGGCAAAGAGCCCGGTCCACACGTTTATACGGGTAAAACAGCTCATTGAGGATGAGCGGCCGGACGTCCTTGTCCTGGAGAGCCTGACGGCCCTGAGGGAGCACATGGATCCGGACGAACTCTCCAAGATGGTGAGGTACCTCGGCCTCATGGTCAAGGAGCACAACATCGCGGCATACGTAACGCTGAACGCGGAGACGAACTTTGAGGTCGTCCCCCACACCAGGGCCAGCACCCTTGCGGACAACATACTGGGACTCAAATACGCCATCGTAAACGACACGATAGAACGCAGGCTGGCCATAATCAAAGCCAGGAGCTCAAATCATTCAAGGAGGATATACAGGTACGAGATAACACCAAGGGGGATTGAGATATATGGATGA
- a CDS encoding NitrOD5 domain-containing protein codes for MDEARKVLVKAVVYSVEKANPTLKNLLELHLKSTTGQGFELAYNNPTLFKESVAKLFGEYSSRLLEMIIIGYFRENLGMKADFSTLEDLVEYLKTVYG; via the coding sequence ATGGATGAAGCCCGAAAGGTTCTCGTCAAGGCGGTCGTGTACTCCGTCGAAAAGGCGAACCCCACACTGAAGAACCTCCTTGAACTGCACCTGAAGAGCACCACAGGGCAGGGCTTTGAGCTTGCCTACAACAACCCCACCCTGTTCAAAGAGTCGGTCGCCAAGCTCTTCGGAGAGTATAGCTCCAGGCTCCTGGAGATGATAATCATCGGCTACTTCAGGGAGAACCTCGGCATGAAGGCGGACTTTAGCACGCTGGAAGACCTCGTGGAGTACCTTAAAACGGTGTACGGGTGA
- the coaBC gene encoding bifunctional phosphopantothenoylcysteine decarboxylase/phosphopantothenate--cysteine ligase CoaBC — MLHHVKLIHATKSRKLVGKKIVLAIPGSIAAVECVKLARELIRHGAEVHAVMSENATKIIHPYAMEFATGNPVVTEITGFIEHVELAGDHENKADLILVCPATANTIGKIACGIDDTPVTTVVTTAFAHTPVMIAPAMHSSMYEHPVVVENIEKLKKLGVEFIGPRFEEGKAKVASIDEIVYRVIKKLHRKDLAGKRVLVTAGATREYIDPIRYITNASSGRMGVAIAEEADFRGAEVTLIRTKGSVPSFVENQIEVETVEEMLEAIENELKNGKYDVVILAAAVSDFRVKERAGVKIKSGRELTLELEPTPKIIDRIKELQPEAFLVGFKAETGLSEEELIEAARKQIERAGSDLVVANTLRAFGSEENEVLLVARDSVKKLPRMSKRELAERLWDEITGLLA, encoded by the coding sequence ATGCTTCACCACGTTAAACTTATCCACGCCACAAAGAGTCGGAAACTCGTTGGAAAGAAGATTGTCCTGGCCATTCCCGGCAGTATAGCCGCCGTTGAATGCGTTAAGCTCGCAAGGGAGCTTATCCGCCACGGGGCGGAAGTCCACGCAGTGATGAGCGAGAACGCGACCAAGATAATCCATCCCTACGCGATGGAGTTCGCCACAGGGAACCCTGTCGTGACGGAAATTACCGGCTTCATAGAGCACGTCGAGCTCGCCGGAGACCATGAAAACAAAGCCGACCTGATCCTTGTCTGTCCCGCCACGGCGAACACGATAGGGAAAATCGCCTGCGGAATTGATGACACACCAGTTACAACCGTCGTGACAACGGCTTTTGCCCACACACCGGTGATGATAGCCCCTGCAATGCATTCCAGCATGTACGAGCACCCGGTGGTGGTTGAGAACATCGAGAAGCTCAAGAAGCTCGGCGTCGAGTTCATAGGGCCCCGCTTTGAGGAGGGCAAGGCAAAGGTGGCCTCGATTGACGAGATCGTCTACCGCGTGATAAAGAAGCTCCACCGGAAAGACCTAGCCGGAAAGAGAGTTCTGGTAACCGCTGGAGCAACGCGGGAGTATATAGACCCGATAAGGTACATCACCAACGCGAGCTCCGGCAGGATGGGGGTCGCGATCGCGGAAGAGGCCGACTTCCGGGGTGCGGAGGTCACTCTGATAAGGACGAAGGGCAGCGTGCCGAGCTTCGTCGAGAACCAGATCGAGGTTGAAACGGTGGAGGAGATGCTTGAGGCTATTGAGAACGAGCTGAAGAACGGGAAGTATGACGTTGTCATCCTGGCCGCCGCCGTCAGCGACTTCAGGGTTAAGGAGAGGGCGGGCGTCAAGATAAAGAGCGGAAGGGAGCTGACACTTGAGCTTGAACCGACACCGAAGATAATAGACAGGATAAAGGAGCTCCAGCCAGAGGCCTTCCTCGTAGGATTTAAGGCCGAGACGGGGCTGAGCGAGGAGGAACTTATCGAGGCCGCCAGAAAGCAGATAGAACGGGCCGGAAGTGACCTCGTTGTCGCCAACACCCTCCGTGCATTCGGGAGCGAGGAGAATGAGGTTCTGCTGGTGGCCAGGGATTCTGTTAAAAAGCTGCCGAGGATGTCAAAAAGGGAACTGGCGGAGAGGCTCTGGGACGAGATAACTGGACTTCTGGCGTAG
- a CDS encoding DUF190 domain-containing protein: MVEVEHWNTLRLKIYLGENDRFEGKPLYKAIVEKLREMGIAGATVYRGIYGFGKKSRVHSTDVMRLSTDLPVVVEVVDRGYKVERAINEIKPMIKDGMITVEPVIVVWVGTSEEISKFEDDAVREL, encoded by the coding sequence ATGGTCGAGGTAGAACACTGGAACACCCTCAGGCTCAAAATATACCTGGGCGAAAACGACCGCTTTGAGGGAAAGCCCCTTTACAAGGCCATCGTTGAAAAGCTCCGGGAAATGGGGATTGCAGGGGCCACCGTTTATCGGGGCATATACGGCTTCGGAAAAAAGAGCCGTGTTCACTCCACCGATGTTATGAGGCTCTCAACCGATCTGCCCGTAGTGGTGGAGGTCGTCGATAGGGGCTACAAAGTCGAAAGGGCAATCAACGAGATAAAGCCCATGATAAAGGACGGCATGATAACCGTCGAGCCGGTTATAGTGGTGTGGGTCGGCACTTCCGAAGAGATCAGCAAGTTTGAGGACGACGCTGTGAGGGAGCTTTAA
- the crcB gene encoding fluoride efflux transporter CrcB, whose product MNFRIIAAIMMGGALGALARFYLSGILPVYRDFPVGTLLVNSVASLILGYLYGLLFWGMDVPPDWRAFFGTGFCGALSTFSTFSYETFSLLREREYLIAGLNVAANVIITIALVFAGFILARR is encoded by the coding sequence ATGAACTTCAGAATAATCGCGGCAATAATGATGGGCGGTGCACTCGGTGCCCTGGCAAGGTTCTACCTCTCAGGTATACTCCCTGTTTACAGGGACTTCCCTGTCGGAACGCTGCTGGTGAACAGCGTGGCCAGCCTAATCCTCGGCTACCTCTACGGCCTGCTATTCTGGGGGATGGACGTGCCCCCCGACTGGAGGGCGTTCTTTGGAACCGGCTTCTGCGGTGCCCTGAGCACTTTCTCCACCTTCTCGTACGAGACATTCTCCCTCCTCCGCGAGAGGGAGTACCTGATAGCGGGCCTCAACGTCGCGGCAAACGTTATAATCACCATTGCCCTAGTGTTTGCGGGCTTCATTCTGGCCCGGAGGTGA
- a CDS encoding DUF6062 family protein, giving the protein MNMDLIGVYLREAFESGGCPVCRILEKFEKDEIGTVLYEHVNDPEVRERFKESLGLCPYHAWRLFETASSNPLYGGLGVAIIYEHMLGEYLGSFDGDKPVREGKCHLCTLVEEKEALTVAAVAERMDELLPVYRDSDAILCKRHCELLMDELKKSRPAFAGALREVQKDKLERLRGLLQGFINNSDYRSESGPCKEEVAAIRRSIEALKGRPLAINITGFRKGRKRGRKGIRVGWKV; this is encoded by the coding sequence ATGAATATGGACCTCATAGGTGTATACCTCAGGGAAGCCTTTGAAAGCGGGGGCTGTCCAGTCTGCAGAATCCTTGAAAAGTTTGAGAAAGATGAAATAGGCACAGTGCTCTACGAGCACGTCAACGACCCGGAGGTCAGGGAGCGCTTCAAGGAAAGCCTCGGCCTGTGCCCGTATCACGCATGGAGGCTCTTTGAGACGGCATCCTCGAACCCGCTTTACGGCGGCCTCGGCGTGGCCATCATATACGAGCACATGCTGGGAGAATACCTTGGCTCCTTCGATGGGGATAAACCGGTAAGGGAAGGAAAGTGCCACCTCTGCACCCTCGTGGAGGAGAAGGAAGCCCTCACAGTGGCCGCTGTGGCTGAGAGGATGGACGAACTGCTGCCGGTTTACAGAGACTCCGACGCGATTCTCTGCAAGAGGCACTGTGAGCTCCTGATGGACGAACTGAAAAAGAGCCGGCCGGCGTTTGCCGGGGCCCTCAGAGAGGTTCAGAAGGACAAGCTGGAACGGCTCCGTGGGCTTCTTCAGGGATTTATTAACAACTCTGACTACCGCTCCGAGTCTGGCCCATGCAAGGAGGAGGTAGCTGCGATAAGGCGGTCTATAGAGGCCCTGAAAGGCCGTCCGCTGGCGATAAACATAACCGGCTTCAGGAAAGGCAGAAAGAGAGGCAGGAAGGGGATAAGGGTTGGCTGGAAAGTTTGA